In Penaeus monodon isolate SGIC_2016 chromosome 7, NSTDA_Pmon_1, whole genome shotgun sequence, the following are encoded in one genomic region:
- the LOC119575632 gene encoding bromodomain and WD repeat-containing protein 1-like has protein sequence MFQGIMENMIQGKGSVTGKGLCCSLHKITFTSRLDNRFYRRINAVQFDVRYLATNTEKFNQKGSNIVRQARIVTELCLKLIKDDTCIDPTPLYHELQANYHSPDHSDEDPTGESRGGGLRGEGKGGHSKGLRGRGQPAAVKKSWQQMCRDLLRSIFEKEDSIPFRFPVDLERYPDYSQVIDIPMDLTTVREELSASGYSTPHDFAKDVRLIFTNSKNYNTNKRSRIYSMTLRLEAYFEDQIKPILASYKSKGKRGPYKPTRGPKGKFISPSQKILSGQTCAAQAGQSSSKGSSGLSSGGRGGLQKRAPPSRLGSPASSRSGTSGRMSGPRTKHGASVSAGERRSPVTSTAFGRPVVPPHRAEYSLSTTFEDEENHIEEEEEEEDIMDTSLYSNADGARRSRRVARKKLMNSNDDDDSGEEYNPRNRKKKSSAKTKKKGVATRNRGRVTVQYKEESEDEYVSFKNKNSGGNTKKKNVVESESNDNSSGCDIPGPSTKRTNGQIFGMKSRLESSSDESDEEFGSKGKSNGVNGVDNRKQARQGGVGKVTQPKSSEDSEDSSGSSSLSDDEGNDYSKDQSKGKLGYVKRRQSTSDSSSSSVGKAHPKGKSKSQIPPTSKGKPMNIKRYNKEESEVEFDDEDLESSTEESADDDLNNRRGRKRGVASSVRRARKIILDGDDEDDRDFIVDKDFIDDADMTEEESSSQSESDEGSEDHVKHVKKKKKEKKKAKSSKKKMPAKKNTKKTQPKKSNTKKKNNKNAKTKKAQPPSKRPQPKNVQELITVNRPGQSPIPYQPLSYGSQIVTVVDQIEHRGRVFGRVITSTCGENDHGDDDEEEEEEEEESESEDSDSEESSDGYPAPTYTKGKGKPLTNPTNAKRSYESDSDYECAKSKKSKKRPRYSEEEENEEVDVSSRGRVRKANTLMRDFI, from the exons AGTAGACTAGACAACCGCTTTTATCGGCGTATCAATGCGGTCCAGTTTGATGTGCGGTACCTGGCCACCAACACAGAAAAATTCAACCAGAAAGGAAGCAATATTGTTAGGCAAGCCAGGATTGTCACTGAACTGTGCTTGAAACTGATCAA AGATGACACATGTATCGACCCCACGCCCCTATACCATGAACTGCAAGCCAACTACCACTCTCCAGATCATAGCGATGAGGATCCAACTGGCGAAAGTAGAGGTGGGGGATTGCGGGGTGAGGGCAAGGGGGGTCACAGCAAAGGTCTTCGTGGTCGAGGACAACCTGCAGCTGTAAAGAAGTCATGGCAACAAATGTGTCGAGATCTCCTCAGAAGCATATTTGAAAAAGAAGACTCTATACCCTTCAG ATTTCCAGTGGACTTGGAGCGTTACCCTGACTACAGTCAGGTGATTGATATACCCATGGACCTCACCACAGTTAGAGAAGAGTTGTCAGCCTCAGGCTACTCCACACCACATGACTTTGCCAAGGATGTTCGACTCATCTTTACAAACTCCAAAAATTACAACACCAACAAGAGGTCCAGG ATTTACTCCATGACTCTACGGTTGGAAGCATATTTTGAGGACCAGATAAAGCCAATATTAGCAAGCTACAAATCAAAAGGTAAGCGTGGTCCATATAAACCTACTCGAGGCCCGAAAGGAAAATTTATATCACCCTCTCAGAAAATTCTGAGTGGACAGACATGCGCAGCTCAGGCTGGGCAGAGCTCCAGCAAGGGGTCTAGTGGTCTCTCTTCAGGGGGGCGTGGAGGTCTGCAGAAGAGGGCGCCACCATCTCGCCTGGGCTCACCTGCATCATCACGCAGTGGAACCTCTGGCAGGATGAGCGGTCCTCGCACAAAAC ATGGTGCTTCTGTCTCAGCTGGGGAAAGGAGAAGTCCTGTCACGTCAACAGCCTTTGGCAGGCCAGTTGTTCCTCCCCATCGTGCTGAGTATTCACTTTCAACCACTTTTGAAGATGAAGAAAACCAcattgaagaggaggaagaggaggaagacatcATGGACACCAGTCTTTACTCCAATGCTGACGGGGCAAGAAGGTCTCGTAGAGTTGCAAGAAAGAAACTTATGAAcagcaatgatgacgatgactcaGGTGAGGAGTACAATCCtcggaacagaaagaaaaaatcgtCAGCAAAGACCAAGAAGAAAGGTGTGGCAACAAGAAACCGGGGCAGAGTTACCGTCCAGTacaaagaagagagtgaggatgaATATGTaagtttcaaaaacaaaaatagtggtggtaacaccaaaaagaaaaatgttgtgGAAAGTgaaagtaatgacaatagtagtggTTGTGATATTCCTGGCCCAAGTACAAAAAGAACTAATGGCCAAATATTTGGCATGAAAAGTAGGCTTGAAAGCTCTAGTGATGAGTCAGATGAAGAATTTGGCAGCAAAGGCAAGTCAAATGGAGTGAATGGGGTGGACAATAGAAAACAGGCCAGACAGGGAGGGGTTGGAAAAGTGACTCAGCCAAAGAGCAGTGAAGATAGTGAAGATAGTAGTGGTTCCTCTAGTCTATcagatgatgaaggtaatgattacagtaaagaTCAGTCCAAAGGAAAGCTTGGGTATGTTAAGAGAAGACAATCTACAAGTGATAGTAGTTCTAGTAGTGTAGGTAAGGCCCATCCCAAAGGTAAGAGTAAAAGTCAGATACCACCCACTTCAAAAGGAAAACCAATGAACATCAAACGATATAATAAAGAGGAGAGTGAGGTAGAATTTGATGATGAAGACCTAGAATCAAGTACAGAGGAGAGTGCAGATGATGACCTAAACAATCGTCGAGGcaggaagagaggtgttgcatccAGTGTAAGAAGGGCAAGAAAGATCAtccttgatggtgatgatgaagatgacagaGATTTCATTGTTGATAAAGATTTTATTGATGATGCAGACATGACAGAAGAAGAGTCAAGTTCTCAGTCGGAAAGTGATGAAGGCAGTGAAGATCATGTCAAGcacgtaaagaagaagaaaaaggagaaaaagaaggccAAATCTTCTAAGAAGAAAATGCCTGCcaaaaagaacacaaagaagACCCAACCAAAGAAAagtaatacaaagaaaaaaaacaataagaatgccAAGACCAAGAAGGCTCAGCCACCCAGCAAGCGGCCACAACCGAAGAACGTGCAAGAGCTCATCACAGTCAATAGACCTGGCCAGTCACCCATTCCTTATCAACCCCTCAGCTATGGAAGTCAGATTGTTACTGTAGTTGATCAGATTGAACATAGAGGACGTGTTTTTGGGAGGGTCATAACATCTACATGTGGTGaaaatgatcatggtgatgatgatgaggaagaggaagaggaggaggaggaaagtgagagtgaagatTCTGACTCAGAAGAAAGTAGTGATGGTTACCCAGCACCTACATATAcaaaaggcaaagggaaaccaTTGACAAATCCAACAAATGCAAAACGCTCGTATGAAAGTGACTCTGACTATGAGTGTGCTAAGAgcaaaaagtccaaaaaaagaCCGAGGTAcagtgaagaggaggaaaatgaagaggttgACGTCAGTAGCCGTGGTAGAGTTAGAAAGGCAAATACCCTCATGAGAGACTTCATATAG